The following are encoded in a window of Castanea sativa cultivar Marrone di Chiusa Pesio chromosome 9, ASM4071231v1 genomic DNA:
- the LOC142609184 gene encoding F-box/kelch-repeat protein At3g06240-like, which produces MSKPRKKPTLSSSSHHRLSDEVVFDILTRLPVKPIIRFRCISKSLNSTITDPIFINAHFNLNKAKSLSNNNNGYLLCKTRPVPTSSEADLCTVVCNNDHTLTEISRFKLPFDPFYIIGFFNGIFCLTALDEDRDSLCTKYFGYNCMTCLWNPSIRKFKRLQANNHFDTIGYGFAYHCQNNDLKVLRFLRVIHKGPLWWSFQAEVYTLSTDSWRLVEPLNGLIKSVWRIESNGLFFNGALHYIAYTRHNNFLKKIILCFDVNDEKFREILLPQNYAVELSPSFDQLAILKGSLALMNYGQ; this is translated from the coding sequence ATGTCTAAGCCTAGGAAAAAGCCAACATTGTCGTCCTCGTCCCATCATCGTCTCTCTGACGAAGTCGTATTCGATATCCTGACTCGGCTGCCAGTGAAACCCATAATCCGATTCAGGTGCATTTCTAAATCTTTGAACTCAACCATCACCGACCCCATTTTCATCAACGCACACTTCAACCTCAACAAAGCTAAATCTTTgtccaacaacaacaatggtTACCTACTATGTAAGACACGACCAGTGCCCACTTCGTCTGAGGCTGACTTGTGCACGGTCGTATGCAATAATGACCACACATTGACAGAAATTTCTAGGTTCAAACTCCCATTTGATCCTTTCTACATTATTGGCTTCTTCAATGGCATATTCTGCCTCACTGCTCTGGATGAGGACCGTGATTCTTTGTGTACTAAATATTTTGGGTATAATTGCATGACGTGTTTGTGGAACCCAAGCATTAGAAAGTTTAAGAGGCTTCAAGCCAACAACCATTTTGATACTATCGGTTATGGATTTGCGTATCATTGTCAAAACAATGACCTCAAGGTTTTGAGATTTTTGCGTGTTATACATAAAGGTCCCTTGTGGTGGTCCTTTCAGGCCGAGGTTTACACATTGAGTACCGATTCGTGGAGATTGGTGGAGCCACTTAATGgattgataaaatctgtttgGAGGATTGAATCAAACGGTTTGTTTTTTAATGGAGCTCTGCACTATATAGCGTACACTCGCCACAACAATTTCCTCAAGAAAATCATTTTGTGCTTTGATGTCAATGATGAGAAATTCCGGGAGATACTACTACCGCAGAATTATGCAGTTGAGTTATCTCCAAGTTTTGATCAACTTGCGATACTCAAGGGATCACTGGCTTTGATGAATTATGGCCAATGA
- the LOC142609186 gene encoding uncharacterized protein LOC142609186 — MSSIDLYLYYGGELCNDVTYGVAYEGPGTKLEIIQLKKRREINLKKLKKKIMKELNLDRRLQDIKITYRAPLAMFSDRIVFTPIEIKGDKHVKIMFDRINSTPQLKAAELYISVEPRIEVGGADVQQTTLEGGGGEEFQLLHADSHPILTPSTIVGGYTLPCQETPTPMEDCGSSYQQEYIQSLGGEGEDEDEDEDDVDHGRDEYEEMIGRDDFHENTINYENVDNVCDDVVDDHDDDAIEFQDDIGDGDHATVPTYEAHGLSFHANTWDNVIDPSSVEIPFSSSWGRGMNFSKGLIFPNKEAVKQALIVYSLDNNKNYITEWSNQKRLCVKCANESCAWKVRAFSQPKLNGLWAVKVFGGPHTCPSVGVNKDGRMMDSNFLAKELHKYILDDHTSKIKDLQNLMKERFNHDISYYKIWDAKQKAIANIHGNWEESYQKLQKLLLAYKDSDPGTQVKFRSINRDIPGTIIFKYVFWAFAPSIAGFAHCRPVISIDGTHLYGKYKGKLLIAMATDANNEIFPLAFAVVDDETGASWGWFLECLRTAIRDVVPNSGICIISDRHKGIISSIAQWPNNYVPV, encoded by the coding sequence ATGAGTTCGATTgatttatatctatattatgGTGGGGAGCTCTGCAATGATGTTACTTATGGAGTGGCATATGAAGGGCCTGGTACAAAGTTAGAAATTATTCAGCTAAAAAAACGGCGGGAGATCAATTTgaagaagttgaaaaagaaaattatgaaagagCTGAATTTGGACCGTCGGTTGCAAGACATAAAAATTACATATCGTGCTCCTCTTGCAATGTTCAGTGACCGTATTGTCTTCACACCTATTGAAATAAAAGGAGACAAGCATGTTAAGATTATGTTTGACAGGATAAACTCTACGCCCCAATTAAAAGCTGCTGAGTTGTATATAAGTGTGGAGCCTCGTATAGAAGTTGGCGGTGCAGATGTGCAACAAACAACTTTGGAGGGTGGTGGCGGGGAAGAATTCCAATTATTACATGCAGATAGTCATCCGATTCTTACCCCGTCCACTATAGTTGGGGGTTATACACTACCATGTCAAGAGACACCAACTCCAATGGAGGATTGCGGATCTAGTTATCAACAAGAATATATTCAATCTCTAGGGGGGGAAGGtgaagacgaagacgaagacgaagatGATGTTGATCATGGTAGAGATGAGTATGAAGAGATGATTGGGAGAGATGACTTTCACGAGAATACTATAAACTATGAAAATGTTGACAATGTCTGTGATGATGTCGTGGATgatcatgatgatgatgctaTAGAGTTTCAAGATGATATAGGTGATGGTGATCATGCTACAGTCCCTACATATGAAGCTCATGGCCTGTCATTCCATGCAAACACTTGGGATAATGTTATTGATCCTTCAAGTGTTGAGATACCATTTTCATCAAGTTGGGGGCGGGGAATGAATTTTAGCAAAGGGTTAATTTTCCCTAATAAAGAGGCTGTGAAACAAGCATTAATAGTTTACTCTCTGGATAACAACAAGAATTATATAACTGAGTGGTCCAACCAGAAAAGATTGTGTGTGAAGTGCGCAAATGAGTCATGTGCATGGAAAGTCCGAGCATTCTCGCAACCGAAGCTTAACGGATTATGGGCTGTCAAAGTATTTGGCGGTCCTCACACTTGTCCATCAGTTGGGGTGAACAAAGATGGCAGAATGATGGATTCGAATTTTCTTGCCAAAGAACTGCATAAATATATACTTGACGATCACACCAGCAAAATAAAGGATCTCCAAAATCTGATGAAGGAAAGGTTTAACCACGATATATCATACTACAAgatatgggatgcgaaacaaaaggctATTGCAAACATACACGGGAATTGGGAAGAGTCGTACCAAAAGTTGCagaagttgttgttggcatataAGGATAGCGATCCAGGTACACAAGTAAAGTTTCGGTCGATCAACAGGGACATACCGGGTACTATTATATTCAAGTATGTGTTCTGGGCTTTTGCTCCTTCCATTGCTGGATTCGCACATTGTAGGCCAGtgattagtattgatggaactcatctttatggaaaatataaaggaaaGTTGTTGATTGCAATGGCTACCGATGCTAATAATGAGATTTTTCCGCTTGCCTTTGCGGTTGTGGATGATGAGACGGGGGCCAGTTGGGGATGGTTTTTAGAATGCTTGCGGACTGCAATACGGGATGTGGTACCCAATTCTGGCATTTGCATAATATCAGACCGACATAAAGGTATAATATCATCCATTGCCCAGTGGCCCAATAATTATGTTCCGGTATAA